The following nucleotide sequence is from Gymnodinialimonas sp. 202GB13-11.
ACCGCGATAACCCTGCTTCAGAACCTGGCGTAACCCGATATCACTTCAATTGGGTTTCCGGACGGGAGACGCAGAAGAGAGGATCTTTTCGAGAGCCTCAAAGCTTTGATCAACACCGCCAGTGTTTCGTTCCGCAACGAAAGCGTCCAACTCAGGCCAGACCTTCACGGCGGCGTCGGTCAATGGGTCGGATCCCGGCGAATAGAGTCCCGCCTGCACCATCACCTCCGCTTTGTCATAGGCAGCGATCAGGTGGCGTGCGCGTTGTATGGACCTGTTTTCGTCCTCCGATGCCGCGCCCGGCAAGGACCTACTGACAGAGCGCAAAACATCAATGGCCGGAAAACGCCCCCGTTCGGCAATCTCGCGCGACAGGACGACATGGCCGTCGAGCACACCGCGCGTTACATCAGCCACCGGCCCTTCCATATCCGAACCAGCTACCAGTACCGAGAAAATGGCTGTGATATTCCCTTGGTGCCCGATTCCCGGACCAGCGCGTTCGGCGAGGCCCATAACGGATTGCGCCATGGATGCTGGAAACCCCGATGGACCGAACGGTTCACCCGCCGCCGCAGCGACGTCGCGTTGTGCCTCAGCAAAGCGCGTTATGGAATCTGCGAGAAGCAGAACGTTGCGTCCTTGATCCCGGAAGTATTCGGCTACGGCCATCATAGCAAATGCCGCGCGCGCCCGTGTCGGCGCAGGCCTATCGGAGGTTGCCGCAATCACGACCGCGCGCGAAAGCCCCTTTGGCCCGAGAGTTTCGGCGACGAAATCACGAACCTCTCGCCCGCGTTCGCCGATCAGCCCAATGACGACAACGTCGGACTGCACCTCCTGTGCCAGGGCCGCGATCAGGCGCGATTTTCCGACGCCCGACCCAGCAAACAAGCCGACGCGCTGACCTTCGACAATCGGCAGCAAGGTGTCGAAGACCGCATGACCTGTTCCAAGGCGCTGGCCAAGACCACGGCGCCCAGTCGGCGAGGGAGGAGTGTTGATTAAGGGGTAGTTGCGCAGGCCTTGATGCAGCGCGCGTCCGTCCAGCGGCTGACCATCCGGGTCAATGACGCGACCCAGCCAGCTCACGTCTGGAGAGATGATCTGCGGGCCAATATGCGACACGCGGGCACCGAGACGCAGCCCGTCCGTGGGACCTTCGGGCATGACCTGCGCAAAGGCACCCTCCATCGCGAGAATCTCGCCCGTCAGATCGGCGCTGAAACGAACCCGATCGCCAAGCGCCGCGATCTTGTTCAGCCCCGACACGGAGACGCTGGATCGCCCGAGGGCAGTGACCTCGCCAATCGCATAGGATGTCGAAATCCCTTTTAGCTGCGCGCGCAACAGGCTGATGGCATCTGTGGTTTGCATCACGGGTTCTCCGGTGAGGTGGCGCAAAGCCGCGCCGCAATTACGGAATGTAAAGGAATCAGTCTTAAGCCTTCGTGTAGCCGAGATGGGAGAAGCCCAGATGTTCGATAGGCTTGAGATTTTTCAACTCGCGGGTGGATTAGCCCGCCACTCTGCGGCTCGTCAGGCTGTGGTCGCGCAAAACATCGCGAATGCGGACACGCCGGGCTATCGCGCTCGGGACGTGGCGGACTTTGCTGAGACCTGGCGGAATATGACGGCCGAGAACCGATTGGGCCACGGTGATATGCCTATGCGTGTTCTTGATGCAGGAACGCCTGCCTCACCGAATGGCAACACGGTTTCCCTTGAATTCGAAATGCTGCGCGGGATCGAGGCGCAACGCGCCCATGACCGCGCCTTACGTGTGTATGGATCTGCGATGACGATCCTGCGCACGAGCATCGGACGATAGGAGCATGGCATGACTGATTTTTCGAGTGCTCTCTCTGTCGCCGCATCTGGCATGCGGGCTCAGGCGCAACGCCTGACCCATGTGTCGGAGAATATCGCAAATGCCGATACGCCCGGTTACCAGCGAAAGGTCACAAGCTTTGAGGTTGAACGTGGGATGGGTGCGCCGGAAGGCGCGGTCCGACCCGGGCCTGTCCGGCTGGACCAGACGGCCCTGCCTGTCATCTTCGATCCAACCCATCCGATGGCAGATGAGACCGGAAGTTACGAAGGCTCGAACGTTGATCTGGTCATTGAACTGGCCGACGCGCGGGAAGCGCAACGGTCCTATGAGGCGAATTTGAGGATCTTCGACCAGATCCGACAGATGTCGTCTTCCCTGAACGAATTGCTACGACGCTAACCCCCGCATCTGAGGAGAATCCCGGATGGATATTCGCCAATCCCTTGCCGCGCAGGCCTACCAGCCGCTGCGCCAGACGACCCAACCTACCGAGACACCCGATGGAGGCGCATTCACGCAAGCCGTTGCAGGCTTTGCTGAGACCGTCGCCCAAGGCGAGGCACAGGCGCGAGCGGCGATGACTACAGGTGCAGATCCCCACTCGCTGGTCACTGCACTCGCGCAAACCGAGCTGGCTGTTGAGACGGCCGTGACGATCCGTGATCGCGTGGTGGAAGCCTATCAGGAAATCCTGCGGATGCCGGTATAAGCGCATGGATGAAATGATCTTTTTCGACACGATGCGACAGGGTCTTTGGGTGTCTGTTGCAATCTCCACTCCGATCCTCGCGGCGGCTTTGGTTTCTGGCATTTTGGTGGGCCTCTTCCAGGCCCTAACGAGTGTTCAGGAAATGACGCTAACGTTCGTGCCAAAGCTTGCGGCAATCGTGGTGGTGTTCTGGGTGTCGATGGGGTTCATGACACAATCCCTGACAACCTATTTCGCCGACACTCTCATCCCGATTATCGCGGGGATGTAGGCATGGATAACCCTGGATATACCTCGTTAACGCGCCTATCCGGTCTCGCGCGCGAGATGTCGGTTGTGGCCAACAATATTGCCAACATTTCGACCACTGGCTTCAGATCCGAAGGCCTGATCTTCGCAGAGCACATCGCTGCCACCGGCCGTAACGAGCCGTCGCTGAGCATGGGCAGCGCGATTGGCCGATCTATTTCGGCGCAACAGGGCGCATTGGAGCAGACCGGTGGGACCTTCGATTTCGCCATCGAAGGCGAAGGGTTCTTCATGGTTGAGTCGGTGGCTGGGCAAGCCCTGACCCGTGCCGGCGCCTTCATTCGGAACGATTTTGGAGAGTTGGTCACACCCGAAGGTGCCCGCTTGCTGGACGCCGGCGGGGCCCCGATTTTCGTGCCGCCCGACGCGCGCGGCGTTGCTTTGGCGCCAGATGGGACGATCTCGGCGGATGGTCAGCCTCTGACTGTTGTCGGCCTCTATATGCCGAACGACCCGCTCGAACTGTCTCGACAATCCGGCACCGCCTTCACAGCCGAGAGCGGTTACGTGCCCGCCGAAAACGCGCGCGTGGTTCAGGGCTTTCTGGAGCGATCGAACGTAAACGCGGTCGCCCAAATCTCCCGCATGATTGAGGTGCAGCGTGCTTATGAACTCGGCCAAAGCTTCATGGATGCCGAAGACAGCCGTATCCGCGACTTCCTGCGCACAGCAGGTCAGCGCAGTTGATCCAGAAAGGTTTGAGGAATGAGAGCTCTTGATATCGCCGCCACGGGCATGAGCGCGCAGCAACTGCGCGTCGACGTCATCTCAAACAACATCGCGAATATGTCGACGACCGGATACTCAGCCCGCCGTGCGGACTTTGCCGATCTCCATTACCAGCAAATGACCCGCGCTGGCGCGATTAATGCCGCTGACGGTACCGTAGTTCCCGCAGGAGTTCAGGTTGGGCTTGGCGTACGGCCCACAGCAGTCACGGTTACGTGGCAGCAAGGTACAGTCGCCGCGACGGGCGGTGATTTAGATGTCGCCATTGAAGGGCGTGGCTACCTGGAGGTGACGCTTCCAAGTGGTGAAAGTGCCTTCACCCGCGATGGGGCGCTTCAACGGACGGGCGATGGCCTGATCGTCACCGCGGACGGCTTCGAAGTTAATCCCGGCATCACTATCCCCACCGATGCGCGCGCGATAGAAATCAACGCATCCGGGGAAGTCTACGCAAGTTATTTGGGTGAAGTTGAACCGCAGCTTTTGGGACAGCTCAACTTGGTCGCTTTCTCCAACGACAGCGGGCTTGAGGCCATTGGATCGAACCTGTTTCTGGAGACCGGCGCTTCAGGGCCACCTTTGGTTGGGCAGCCGGGTGAGGATGGGCTTGGCACGTTGCGGCAAGGATACGTGGAACAATCCTCGGTCGACTCGGTGCGGGAGATCACAGACCTGATCGAAGCGCAACGCGGCTACGAGTTGAATGCCAAAGTGCTGACCGCGGCAGACCAGATGCTTGGCGCGACGACGCAGGTCCGCTGATGCGATGGTTTTTCCTCATATTGGCCCTGACGTGCCCGGCAACCGCCGATGAAACGGTCATCGCCGCGGGGACGATCAGAGGTGCCACGCTGATTGGACCTGCCGATGTTGCGACTGTGGAAGGTGCCACGCCTGGGGCTTTGTCCGACATGGCCGAAGCGGTGGGTATGGAGGCTAGGATAAACCTCTATCCTGGTCGCCCGATCCGCCCTGGCGATCTACGCCCCCCGGCTATTGTTGAACGAAACGAAATCGTGTCGCTGCGTTACAATCACGGCGGCCTTCTCATCATCACCGACGGACGTGCTCTGGATCGGGCCGCGCAAGGCGAAAGCTTGCGGGTCATCAACTTGGCCTCCCGTCAGACTGTCACTGCCGTCGCTGCCGCGCCTGGCCTTGTAACCGTTGGACCCCGACAATGACCTTTGGATTTCCAAAACTGCTCCTGATCTGCTGCGCCTGCTTGGCCGTTTCCGGCTGTGCCCGGCTAGGCCAAATCGGGCAGGAACCGGAGTTTACCTCCCCTGCGAATGGCAATGAGGTATTTGCCATGAATGTTGCGCCGATCCCTGATGCGGCGGACGTTCCCGACAGAGCCGAGGGAGCATCGCTCTGGACGTCCGGTCGCGCCTCGCTTTTGGGCGATCGTCGTGCTGGCCGTCGTGGGGACATCCTGACGGTCGTGATCGAGATCAACGATAGTGCCGAGTTTCAGAACTCGTCCGAACGAGAACGCACTGGATCCGAGGAACTGGGTATTCCAAACCTGTTTGGCCTGCCGCAGCGCATTGATGGTCTGTTGACCCAAGGTGGATCTCTGAGTGAGGCCGTGGAATTCGATAGCAGCAGCCGGTCGGCTGGCGAAGGATCTGTGCGGCGCAATGAAGAGCTGACCCTACGCGTCGCGGCAACCGTCACCGAAGTGCTTCAGAACGGTGTCTTACGCATTGAGGGCAGCCAGGAAGTTCGTGTGAACAATGAAATACGGGAGCTGCTGGTATCCGGATATGTGCGCCCGGAAGATATCTCCCGGCAGAACTCCATCGAATATGATCGTATTGCGGCCGCCAGAATATCATATGGCGGGCGTGGCTTGATCACCGATGCTCAAAGGCCCCGCTACGGCCAAGAAGTAGCCGACACGATCCTTCCTTTCTGAGACAGGAGAAGCGCCATGATGCGAAGACTTCTTCCTCTTCTTTTGCTTCTGCTTGGTGCGGGTGGCGGAGTTGGTGCCGGCTTGGTCTTTGGTGGAGGCGACGAAGTCGCCACTGCCGATGTGCAGGCCGAGGAACCCGACGATGCCACCCATGATGGCGAACAGGACGACGTCCATGACGGCGAAGAAGACCATGAAGAGCCGGAACCCCCACGGGTTGAGCAGACCGGTGAAGGCACTGAATATGTTCGGTTGAACAATCAGTTCGTGGTGCCGATTGTCCGCAACGGTGCAGTTCGATCTCTGGTCGTCCTTGGCCTTACGATTGAAGTGACCACTGGCCAGAACAACCTGGTGTTTGATCAGGAACCCCGTTTGCGGGACAGCTTTCTGCGCGTTCTGTTTGCGCATGCAAATACAGGTGGGTTTGATGGCGTCTTCACGGAGGCTGAGGCGATGGAACCACTTCGAGAGGGTCTTCGCGAAGCGGCGCAAGGCATTCTCGGGCGAGAGAACACCTTTGACGTCCTCATCACGGATATCACCCGTCAGGACGCGTGATCCTCTTGCTTAGCGAAGTTTGCGACGGTTGAGCTCAGCCTTGGCCTCAGCCTTCTCTTTTGCAATCAGTTTTTCGAGCACCAGATCCCGTCCAACCGCGCGCGCAGCCTTAGACTTTTCGTGTTCGAAGGCAGCTCTTGCAGAGGCAAGCTTGCGCAACTCGGCCGCTTGTTGAACGCGCAAACGCTCTGCCTGTGACAGCAGTGTTGCAGAAATCGCGGGATCAGCGGATGACCTCATCAGCCGGTTGCGATGTTCGGCCAGCTGAGCCGCCTTGCTTTCAATGCTCTGAACTTTTGAGCTGGCCGCTATGACAGGCCCTAAAGCCCGGTCGGCGAGCAAAGCAGTTACGGCCTTCAGTCGCTTTAATCTCGCTGAATTGCTGCTCATCGCTTGGATTTCGCTTTTTGGCGGATGAGGTCGGCAAAACGGATCGCAGCAGCCACTGCTCGATACTGCTCGGGCAAGATCGGACTTCCGATGTCGATACGTGCGTGCAATGCGCGTGCCGTTGGAGGGTCTGAGTAAATGGGAACTCCGGCTTCAGAGGCCGCTTCGCGGATCCGTCGCGCGATTTCATCAGTACCTTTGGCTACGCATGTCGGTACCCCGCCCTCGCCGCGATCCCACTTCAAGGCAACCGCGTAGTGAGTGGGGTTCACCACGACAACGTCAGCGGTCGGAACGTCGGAAATCATCTGATTCATCGCTATGGATTGCCCGCGCTGCCGCCGCTCCTGCTTGAAGTGAGGGTCGCCTTCCGAGCTCTTGGTCTCATCCATGATCTCTTGCCGCGACATGCGATTGCGCAATTGTAACTGGCTCCACTCCCAACCCCAATCGGCGACGCCAAACACCGCTGCCATCCCGGTGACCACAGCCAGAAAATCCAGTGAAAGTTGCCCGAGCATCTCAAGGATTTGGCCGGGTGATGCATAGATAGCGACCAGAATCGTTTCGGCGCGTGCCCACAGATAGAAGGCAAGAAAGATCGAAACGAGGAATAGTTTGGTTGCCGATTTGGCAAACTGAAAGAGACCTTGGCTGCCGAATTTTTGTTTTGCGTTCTCAAGGATCGAAATGCGGTTTGCCTTGGGCGCCAATTTTGACGGCGTAAACAGGAGCGCCCGTTGGGCCAGCAGCGACACGAGCAAGAGTATCGCAGGAACGGCACTTAGAGCGGCCGCAGAAATCAGCGCGCCACTCAAGAGGCCAGCGGAATGACCTGCACTGCCTTGTTCCAGAAGGAGAGCGGCCAGTGTATCTGCCCGGCCAAGGCTTGTCTGTGTCAACGCGCCGATTTCTTGCATCACCCACGGCGCCAGCAAGACGCCAGCAAGGAGAAAGCCGCCGTAAACGACCGCAGTGTTCAGATCGGCTGACCTGACGATCTCACCCTTCCTTCGCGCATCCTCCAGCTTGCGCGGTGTTGGATCAAATGGCTTATCCGATGCGCTCTGGTTCTCGTCCATCAGCGCGCCCCTAGCGGTGCCGCGACTGCTCCCTCGAATGCGGACAGCCAGACTGGAAGGATGAACGGTGTTGTCACCAGAAGTAGGGCTAGTCCGCCCCAGGTGATTGCGGGGGCGCCAACGAATGCAACCATCAGCTGCGGCATGGCCTTGTTAATGACACCGAGCGCTACGTTGTAGAGAAGGGAGGCGATTAAGAAGGGTGCGGCGAGGGACATTGCCAAAGAGAAGCTGTTGCTCACTTGGTCCACACCCCAGCCCGCAAGATCGTGCGGCGTTGGCAAACTGCCGAATGGAAGAACGTCATAGGAGCGTATGAAGGTTTCAACCAAATGGATGTGGAACCCGGAAAGCACCGCCAAGGTGATGCCACCCAGCATGATGATGGCACCCATCGCAGGAAGTGGGTCAGGTGTTGCGCCGCCCATGATTTGGCTGAGCGAGGTAGATTGCGCCGCAATGGTCCCCGCAATCTGGAGCGCATGCACCAAAAGCCGCAACGCAAGGCCAAGAATGAGCCCGGCCAACGCTTCGGAGAAAAATGCAGTGATTGGCGGCATGATACCGTCCAACGTCAAGAACCCGTGCAGGGCTGGTGTCAGGAAAATCGTAACTGCCAGCGCAGCGCCAAGTCGAACTCGAACTGGGATCATCTGCTCTCCGAAGCCGGGTAAGACCAGAAAACACGCGCCCACCCGCAAGAAGATGGCAGCGGCAGTGGCGAGCCAGAGCTGCGAAATGAAAAGGACATCGGCAAGGAATTCCGTCATGGGGCCGCCAGGCCCACAAGCGAAGGTTTGGCTTCCAGCCCTATTTCTTCAAAAGAAAGCACTGGGTTGGGGATGCCGCGTGCCGACAGAACTGTGCGCAGGAAGCGACGTCTGAGCGCGGAGGTTACGACTGCCGGGTACGTTCCTTTGGCACTTGCGGATGCGACCTTCTCGCTTACTGATTTCGCCAACGCATTGAACTCATCGGGGGGCAATGCAACCTCTGGCAACCCGGCCTCGCCGCTGATTTGGTAACGCAAAAAGATATCTTCCCAATCGTTCGCCAGTTGAACCAATGGGAGCGTTCCATCGCTGCGTTTCATCTCGGCGATCAACTGGAAGCCAAGCCGCTGGCGCACATGTTCGCAAATCATCTCTGGCTGCGTGGTGGAGCCGCGCGACTCGGCGATGGCTTCAAGGATCAGAGGTAAATTCCGGATCGAAACCTGCTCTGCCAAAAGCAGTCTGAGAATTGAATGAAGGAGATCGAGGGGCACCTTGTCTGGCACCAGCTCATTCAGGAGACGCCTGTTTTCTTCAGCGCGCGTGCCATCCGATAGTGTGACAAACGCGTCTAACTGGCGCTGCAAGGTCTTGAACGTCATTAACCGAGATAGGTTTCGTTTGAGCACCTCTAGAAGATGGGTTGCAAGAACTTC
It contains:
- the fliE gene encoding flagellar hook-basal body complex protein FliE, with the protein product MDIRQSLAAQAYQPLRQTTQPTETPDGGAFTQAVAGFAETVAQGEAQARAAMTTGADPHSLVTALAQTELAVETAVTIRDRVVEAYQEILRMPV
- a CDS encoding flagellar biosynthetic protein FliR produces the protein MTEFLADVLFISQLWLATAAAIFLRVGACFLVLPGFGEQMIPVRVRLGAALAVTIFLTPALHGFLTLDGIMPPITAFFSEALAGLILGLALRLLVHALQIAGTIAAQSTSLSQIMGGATPDPLPAMGAIIMLGGITLAVLSGFHIHLVETFIRSYDVLPFGSLPTPHDLAGWGVDQVSNSFSLAMSLAAPFLIASLLYNVALGVINKAMPQLMVAFVGAPAITWGGLALLLVTTPFILPVWLSAFEGAVAAPLGAR
- a CDS encoding flagellar basal body-associated FliL family protein, whose translation is MMRRLLPLLLLLLGAGGGVGAGLVFGGGDEVATADVQAEEPDDATHDGEQDDVHDGEEDHEEPEPPRVEQTGEGTEYVRLNNQFVVPIVRNGAVRSLVVLGLTIEVTTGQNNLVFDQEPRLRDSFLRVLFAHANTGGFDGVFTEAEAMEPLREGLREAAQGILGRENTFDVLITDITRQDA
- a CDS encoding flagellar biosynthetic protein FliQ — its product is MDEMIFFDTMRQGLWVSVAISTPILAAALVSGILVGLFQALTSVQEMTLTFVPKLAAIVVVFWVSMGFMTQSLTTYFADTLIPIIAGM
- the flgC gene encoding flagellar basal body rod protein FlgC, giving the protein MTDFSSALSVAASGMRAQAQRLTHVSENIANADTPGYQRKVTSFEVERGMGAPEGAVRPGPVRLDQTALPVIFDPTHPMADETGSYEGSNVDLVIELADAREAQRSYEANLRIFDQIRQMSSSLNELLRR
- a CDS encoding FliI/YscN family ATPase, which codes for MQTTDAISLLRAQLKGISTSYAIGEVTALGRSSVSVSGLNKIAALGDRVRFSADLTGEILAMEGAFAQVMPEGPTDGLRLGARVSHIGPQIISPDVSWLGRVIDPDGQPLDGRALHQGLRNYPLINTPPSPTGRRGLGQRLGTGHAVFDTLLPIVEGQRVGLFAGSGVGKSRLIAALAQEVQSDVVVIGLIGERGREVRDFVAETLGPKGLSRAVVIAATSDRPAPTRARAAFAMMAVAEYFRDQGRNVLLLADSITRFAEAQRDVAAAAGEPFGPSGFPASMAQSVMGLAERAGPGIGHQGNITAIFSVLVAGSDMEGPVADVTRGVLDGHVVLSREIAERGRFPAIDVLRSVSRSLPGAASEDENRSIQRARHLIAAYDKAEVMVQAGLYSPGSDPLTDAAVKVWPELDAFVAERNTGGVDQSFEALEKILSSASPVRKPN
- the flgG gene encoding flagellar basal-body rod protein FlgG, with product MRALDIAATGMSAQQLRVDVISNNIANMSTTGYSARRADFADLHYQQMTRAGAINAADGTVVPAGVQVGLGVRPTAVTVTWQQGTVAATGGDLDVAIEGRGYLEVTLPSGESAFTRDGALQRTGDGLIVTADGFEVNPGITIPTDARAIEINASGEVYASYLGEVEPQLLGQLNLVAFSNDSGLEAIGSNLFLETGASGPPLVGQPGEDGLGTLRQGYVEQSSVDSVREITDLIEAQRGYELNAKVLTAADQMLGATTQVR
- the flgA gene encoding flagellar basal body P-ring formation chaperone FlgA, encoding MRWFFLILALTCPATADETVIAAGTIRGATLIGPADVATVEGATPGALSDMAEAVGMEARINLYPGRPIRPGDLRPPAIVERNEIVSLRYNHGGLLIITDGRALDRAAQGESLRVINLASRQTVTAVAAAPGLVTVGPRQ
- a CDS encoding flagellar hook-basal body complex protein, coding for MDNPGYTSLTRLSGLAREMSVVANNIANISTTGFRSEGLIFAEHIAATGRNEPSLSMGSAIGRSISAQQGALEQTGGTFDFAIEGEGFFMVESVAGQALTRAGAFIRNDFGELVTPEGARLLDAGGAPIFVPPDARGVALAPDGTISADGQPLTVVGLYMPNDPLELSRQSGTAFTAESGYVPAENARVVQGFLERSNVNAVAQISRMIEVQRAYELGQSFMDAEDSRIRDFLRTAGQRS
- a CDS encoding FlgB family protein; translation: MFDRLEIFQLAGGLARHSAARQAVVAQNIANADTPGYRARDVADFAETWRNMTAENRLGHGDMPMRVLDAGTPASPNGNTVSLEFEMLRGIEAQRAHDRALRVYGSAMTILRTSIGR
- a CDS encoding flagellar biosynthesis protein FlhB; the protein is MDENQSASDKPFDPTPRKLEDARRKGEIVRSADLNTAVVYGGFLLAGVLLAPWVMQEIGALTQTSLGRADTLAALLLEQGSAGHSAGLLSGALISAAALSAVPAILLLVSLLAQRALLFTPSKLAPKANRISILENAKQKFGSQGLFQFAKSATKLFLVSIFLAFYLWARAETILVAIYASPGQILEMLGQLSLDFLAVVTGMAAVFGVADWGWEWSQLQLRNRMSRQEIMDETKSSEGDPHFKQERRQRGQSIAMNQMISDVPTADVVVVNPTHYAVALKWDRGEGGVPTCVAKGTDEIARRIREAASEAGVPIYSDPPTARALHARIDIGSPILPEQYRAVAAAIRFADLIRQKAKSKR
- the flgH gene encoding flagellar basal body L-ring protein FlgH produces the protein MTFGFPKLLLICCACLAVSGCARLGQIGQEPEFTSPANGNEVFAMNVAPIPDAADVPDRAEGASLWTSGRASLLGDRRAGRRGDILTVVIEINDSAEFQNSSERERTGSEELGIPNLFGLPQRIDGLLTQGGSLSEAVEFDSSSRSAGEGSVRRNEELTLRVAATVTEVLQNGVLRIEGSQEVRVNNEIRELLVSGYVRPEDISRQNSIEYDRIAAARISYGGRGLITDAQRPRYGQEVADTILPF